The following proteins are co-located in the Anas platyrhynchos isolate ZD024472 breed Pekin duck chromosome 1, IASCAAS_PekinDuck_T2T, whole genome shotgun sequence genome:
- the FMC1 gene encoding protein FMC1 homolog: protein MAALGSPLRTLRGLLRELRLASGPPGRPYRDTAAYRHLLAAFRAHRVTSEKLCRAQQELHFQAATYLCLLRSVRHLAALHHEYHGRGERSPEEVAGLVGFRLPQQPGGKG, encoded by the exons ATGGCGGCGCTGGGGTCCCCGCTGCGCACCCTCCGCGGGCTCCTCCGCGAGCTGCGGCTGGCGAGCGGCCCTCCCGGCCGGCCCTACCGGGACACGGCCGCCTACCGGCACCTCCTGGCGGCCTTCCGCGCTCACCGG GTCACCAGCGAGAAGCTGTGCCGggcccagcaggagctgcacttCCAGGCCGCCACCTACCTGTGCCTGCTGCGCAGCGTGCGGCACCTGGCCGCCCTGCACCACGAGTACCACGGCCGGGGGGAGCGCTCGCCCGAGGAGGTGGCCGGGCTGGTGGGCTTCcgcctgccccagcagcccggGGGCAAGGGCTGA